The genomic region GGAGAACAGCCATATTTGTCAAATTGTTGCCAGACTAGAAGCACTTATGAGGCCCTGCAGGCCGTCTCCATTATTATCTGTAAATCAAAAGTGTCCAAGATCTCCACATCGCTGCTCTCTAGGGTTTGATATAAGCCAGCAAAGTGAAATGACAGAGTACAGCACAAAGATTCACTGTGGGATCCTGTTACATGAGAAAAGAGATGACTGGAGATGGATGTAGATCTACAGTGACACAACAATTTAACTAATATGGGGTTTGAGGACTCATTTTGAAAGCAGGACAAACAACCACACCAGTTTAGCACAAGAGGAAACGCCAGGATAATTAAAATTGTTAGCTTTaaacacaaaatggaaaatgttctacttcattatttttattgccCACAGAGatgcccacacacaaacacagactgcagCTAACCTCCCAGCTTCATCTCCCtgtgtcagcatgtgtgtgttttgcaaaaTAAGAGCTCCCATGCCTTCTGTCCTCCACAGCTGGAAGTGTGATTTGCTCGGCGTCAACAACACACTCCTCTGCTCAGGAAATTACATATCCCACTAACTCACAAAAAGCAGaggtgcacgtgtgtgtgtgtgtccctgcaCATACTAACCtatcttttttgtttgtactgcatgcatgtgaatgtttatgtgtgtgcacaggatCCTTCCAAATGTGTTTCCAGTGTGTGTCACAGCAGTGGGGAGGGGCAGAGGGAGGTTCTGAGTAGAAACAGAGCATCCAATGTTTCAGATTACAGTCCTCTGCTaggaaaaaaggagaagaagaagaggaggaggaggaaaccTGGCGCTTCTTTTCTTCAGAGACATTTAAGTTGGAGTTTATGGAGGCTGCAGTTGTGGAAAATGAAGATCTCCTCTGTGGTCTTCGCTCTCTTGACTCGAGCACTGTTTGGAGGTAGGAAAAGTTTATTTGCTTCACCAAGTGGATGAGCAGGAGACAAATGGTTTTCTACATATATCTCTTTCAAAGAAACTTTGCAGAAAACATCTGAGAATCAGGGACAGTGGTGAGGTGatggagaaaaacattttttgcaaatCAAGATGGTCTTTTAACTAAAACCTCTATATGTATTGTTTTGCTGTGAGTGtttgaaagtaaaaacagagcCTGAAGTTTCAGTGCTACATTAATTTATGTTCAGTTCAGTGATCTCCTGACAGAACAGATTATTAAATGTAACAGTTTGGAATTTAAAATCAACATCCAAcatccaaatgtttttttttttttcctgtcaactATATTTTCCAAAACCAAATAAAAGGCAAACACTGTAAAAGAAGCACTCATTTTAATTATGCGGTGTGCTCGAAGAATCTGCATCTTGTAACAGTAAAATGCTTGCGTGTCATGGagattcagttcaattcaattcagtttgtttgtatagcgccaaatcacacTACAATCATGCATGTGTATTATGAAATCGTCTAGTGCTGGAAGAGATGTGTGATATATTGTCCTGCAACACATTCATTAGTAAGTTCCTCATGCATGGTCACAtgctgaaaacaacacaaatgtcagCGTGGGAGGAAGAAAGACTGTTGGCCGACACCATATCTACTGTGAGGCCTGCAGGGATTTCAGATATGGAACAAACTTTACTATATTTGTACTGCTAATTGTTATTCTTCTGCTTTGGTGGTCAAGAGGAAAGTTTAAGTCAGTCAGACAGGCAATGCAAGTCTGCATTCAACCTAGCTGGGACATTCAGGGACCAGTTGCCTGTGTAGTGAAAAGAACTTCTACCCCCCCCAACCCAAGTGTTATACTGATCAGATATTATCAGATGAAGGGTTAATAATATCATGTACAATAGAGATCACCAGTCATTCAAACATTTCCAGGCATCTTGATACTAAATAGATGCTAAAACAACTTGTATAAAACTTGCTTCTCCAGATTTGTGTAAAGCCATCAACGTCACCATCACCCCTTCCCCTTTCACTGTGGCCCAGGAGGGTCAAAATATCACACTCTCCTGTGTTGTGTCCCAACGACGGCGAAATACCGCTTTACCAGTAGTGAAATGGACCTTCCTTCCAGCGGGAAAAGACCATCCAGAGGACGAACTCCTCATCGCCCGAGTCAACATGAGAAAGGCCCGTTTTTATGGCAACTACACAAAGAGTTTCCAATGGCCCAAACTGAAGCTGACGGTGGTGAAGCAGGGGAAGATCTATGACCTGCTGATCTTGAATGTGTCAGAAGGAGACCAGGGCCTCTACATGTGTCGGGTGCAGGAGTTTAAAAAGCACCAAGATCGCTGGAAGGCTTCGTCTAACTGCACTGCTGCTACTGAGCTCAGAGGTGAGGGCTgggtttcttttttctgtcaacCCAAAACACTGTGAGTACAAGTTTCAGGCCAAAACCCAGTTACTTCAAACTGTGTCTTCATTGAAaccgagcaggaaagagtgTACATGGCTTTGGGACAAAAGTTTTTGTAGAAGATCTTAAATGGATGATTAACGTAAAAGCCTTTTGAGGTCTTGAGACAAAGAGTTTGGGAACCTCAGCAATAGGCTGCTACAATTAATTTTTGGCTTCATGCCTGAATGACATCACTTCTTTTAATGCACGCTGGGGACTTAACAACTATTTCTGCAACCACAACAAAAGCAATGACAAATGGCTGTTTTGATAATAGTAAGACCACAAAAAGTTGTAAGAAGTTGCCAGGTTGGTCTGCAGAGATATTCCATAACTAGCAGCAGAAAGCTGTGATTGTTTCTGAGGGGCTCCCAGCTGGGAACACATCAAACTGCCAGTGTGTCTCCAGTAGTAGCAGATTCTCTGACCACAACTGGATGATTGAATTCATCTGGCTGAAGAGTTGGTGACGTGGGTTCACTGAGCAAAAGCACTGTCCTGTGCTTGAGTTTAGATGTCATTGGTTAAGAGCAGAACTGGAGATAAAAGGCTCCTCCATTGCAGTAAGTTGTGGCTTTGACTGAGTTGATGCTCTTGgagaaagagcaaagagagTGAGGTTTCAGTGCCGCTGAGACGATCTCACAGCGGAATGGATGACACATCCACTGGTACCACATACTCCACAGAATCCCTTCACTTTCATAAAGCAAATTTTAAAGTGTGGTAATTATTTCCTCACAGCTTTTCAGTCCTGAAGAGATTCTTGGTTTTGTTGCTAATTGTTGCTATAACCTGTTAAACTATTCCTTGCATGGTTTACATAGTCACGAATTCATCACACAAAATTCAGAGTAATGTTTAAAACAGTGTGCCCTCAGCTTCAGACAGAGGTATAACTCTGGTATTAAATGGCTTCAGTAGTGAGTAGTTGAAGAGACATCTGTGTGAAACTTGTTTTCAGGGTGGTTTATCTGAATAATGAGTGTGTCACAAAGTTTAATCCTCACAACACTCTGAAGATTGTTCatctttaaatatataattgtagtattgtcagtgttttctccaCTTTCAACAACAGTTTTCTCACCACATTTTCCGTGGCAGTGTTCTTACAAGCTGTGACTTCTGGGGTGTCCACAGCCAAGTCTGCGCCCAGGCAGACACACGGTCCCTACCGAGAGCTGTTGACATTGGCTTCAACGAGGACTTTCCCTCCTAAAAGTAGACAGAGTCCAAAAAGACTCAGCAGAAATGGAACAAGGCATAGTTGTGCCGAGGAAGGTGAAGTTTGAATGTTTGTCTGCAGTGACAGTCGAGTGGGCAGCTGGCTCGTGTCTGGCTCTTATCCTTTCGTGGTCAAGGATGTGGAGAGCTATTTCCATCCACGGAAGCACCGGTCCATTGTGGTTTgagtgataataataaaaaagcctGCTGGCACATTTTTTGAATGAATGCTGCAATTATGACCTGAATGGCAgttaaatgaagaaaatataacAGAAGAAACCTGAAATTTAGTCTGTTGAGGCTTCACAGCCTCTTACAGTAGCCCACATCTTTCAAACTTTAACATTATAGCCTTTGACATCAAGAtattttttcaaactttaaaatttaaagacAGTATTACACAGTTTCAGTATTACAGAGTACTGCTGATAATGACTAAATTGATTCAGACGTGTAAAATCTGTGCCCCTATAATCTGATGTATGCCTGTAAATCCAGGTCAATCAAAACTAAGACCTGTAACTTGAAGAGAAACTTGCTGTCACAATTTAAATTATGATTTATAAATCCTTGCTGAACACTGTCCAGGATTTAAGTTGGGAAATTGTATCGAACAGACCTAGCGGCACAGGAAAACCACTGTATTTCAACTCAGCAGGCAGTAATATTTCTTCTTAATGGCCAAACTAGTGGCTGACAGAGATGATAAACATCAGCAACACATCTAAGAGCTTGAACCCCCATTTTAGATGAGAAACAGTAGATGACTGAGACTTAATGtgcacgtgcgtgtgtgtgtgtttatgtgtgacaTCAGATTGATGAAATTCTTGCGGTGGGGTAACATTAGGTGACCAGGTGTCACAATCTGCCTCACACACATAATACCCAGTACTCAGCTTACTAGAACTATAATAAACAGAGCTCATGAGGTCAGATGGTTTGGTATAAAAGGGCAGAGCACAGTGTCAACACAGCCTCCTCTTGGTATAAACGAGTCATATCTTAGGTATTTCTGTAACCAAGTTAACGGTTAAGGTGTGGCAGCACCTGGATGTGCCTTTGGTTTAACTaagaacatgaaaaaataaaaagaataaataggAAAAAGGATGAAGGCTAAAAACAAGGATATTTGACTTGGAAGCCAACGAAATCGGCCTGCATTTGTATTCGTAACAGGGACACAGTGAAGAAGTGGAAGAAGGATAGTAATTCTTCAAGGAAAAGAAATAGAGAGACAACAGGAAGTTAAAGAGTGGATTATTTGAAGCTGTGAGACACCGCTGTGTATTTACAGCAGCCATTCCCAATACAGTAATTTGGAACAGTGATTGAATCAGTAGCTGGTGGAGATACAGAGCATCATTATTAACACCAGTCTGTCTATTGATGTTTACAGTGTTGGGTTTGTTAAGGCACAAAAAGAGAGACAAGTCTAAAATACTGCCAGCAACTGAATGCAAGTCTGTGGCTCTGACAAACAAAAAGGAGTCTGTTTGACTCTTTCCACTGTAGTCTAGTCCAGTCTTCTGTCATTCAAATTAGCTttaaaaagaagacattttctAGACAAGGATAAAAGGCAGTTTTATGGCACGCAGTGTGGCAGATTTATCCCATTTCTGATTATTCCAGCAAGTGAAGCTGCTGCACTGACTGGTCTAGGCagagcctgaaaaaaaaaacaccacataaatgtcatagatgttATAAAGATTTATGCTGTGGATAACTTACTGTGATCGAAGGGCATtggtttaaatgaaataatctgCCATTTGAAACAAGTGGGACATagtctgttttaaaatgatatttcaAACAGATTGCAGTAAGGCTGCAAGGGCTTGTTGCTTGTACTCATGGATATTTTTGCTATATGTCTATTATATAAATGAATGGCTTGGGATTTTCATGGGCAATGACATCACTGGTGTTCAGAAAAGCTTTGCCAATAATataaagaccaaaaaaaaactacacaaagtCTGATCGGTTACTAACacaatgatttcatttttaaatacatctgaagctaaaacaaaagaaattccACTTGAAATGTGGGATCACTTAGTCTTTAATATAAAATCgattttattttaagaaaaacaaattgagAAACTTCTTTTTTTGCAAGGTAAAACACTGTGATGTGTGAAGTCACgcaaacatttttctttgacaTGCTTGTCCTTGGACAGCTACCTAAGTTATCTGACAAAGCTCAGACATCAAGTTGAGTAGGTGAGACAATAGGGTGAGTAGGTaagataataataaacacaggGTTTCTGGGATTCTGCATAGGCCTACATCATTTAATATGTAAAATTTCTCATATTTGTAATGTCAAACTGTATGAAGCAATGCACATAATCTAGAGCCAGGTTTTAAGCTCTTCCTGATTTAGCTTCACCAGAATGTTGGTCACATGGTTTGTGGTAAAAGGTAACTAACTTCCTCAGACTTCCCAAAAGTcttctgtaaaaatattttcaaccaATAGTCGAGGTCTGAAAAACTGCTGAGCCTTAGCAgtttcaagaaaaaaaacacctccaTATAGTTGATGAATATAGGCCAAGAGGCCAACCAGCTGAACAGGCTAGTAACACTGCTGCTTAGTGTGGTGTTCTATGTGCTGCTCTCTGTAAGCACATCCTGGTCTTacagtgatatttatttttaataaatgctATACCAGAATAAGTAGTTTCAACATATAAGTATGACGTAGTATTTTGTAGAAACAGTTTTTGTGGCTTCAGTTTTCTCTAAACTGCCGGCTTTGCTATAAACATCCCACTGCTTTATGAGATGtttcacagttttcatttaCACTTTTGAGTGATGAGTTTCTCATCTTCCAATGTGCATCCgatctttatatatattttcacaaagaaagCACAAAATACCTTCATCTTTCATTCACAGATTgtaattgtgattttaaaaaaaagagaggtaCAGGTTTCTAACAGTGAAAGACAAAGTAGAAGTAATAGTTTTTTGAGTTTTATGTGTTATTCAAATTTGTCTAAAGAGAAATTTTCTCAGTTACTATTTGTCATGACTCCcatttgggacttcctgccggggatctttattttgtgttaagtTCCAGTTTTCCCTgtactggtccccggcagctttacgttaATTATCCtggattgttttcacctgttcgTGTTCTGTCTTTTGTCTCGCTCCCTATAAAGTCTTGTTTCTCTCCTTTGTTTGTGTGGGAGCATTACTTAAGGTTATTACTTACTACCTGATGTTACCAGTTGTTCGTGGATGCAACagaatattatttgttatttttctgtgccctggtgatcccaggagaaataaaatattgttttcgtgtcctgcatttgggtcctacccctctctttctccagcACACCACCAAAATTTAACACTATTGCAGGATGAACACCTACGGGGAGAGCTTCTCTAACAGCTTCTGTAGATAAAGTTTGTAGATAATGAAGCTTTCCTGCTAGTTTGTCAGTTAGTCATCAGGCGGATCAGCCTGTGGGAAAAGCTTCAGCTGCCGTGGTGGTGAGCCTGTCCATCTTCAGCTGCTCGTGGTTTAGGTATTTCAAGATGCCTTGGTGGGTGTCACTTCACAAGCTTCCTACCACCAGCTCAGCAAGACTACAGTGGTGTTAAGACTGCTGTGGTCAGATAGGGTGGAGAAATGGGTGTGTGGGACCTGATTTCACATTGAGTATGGGAAACATTTTTCTCAGCCATCTTGGACATAAGAAGCAAATAGCTGAGATTGTCTTTACAGATGTAGTCTGCATTCACAGGCCTGCAGTCCCCAGTTGGTGCTCATAGGTGATTTGTGTAGCATTAACTGTTCAGATCTACAGCTGTAAGATGGAAAGGTCCAGGAAGCCATATATAAAGATACGGTGATGCCAAGAAAAGTCACATCCAATTGAATGAGCTTCTCCTTGTTCTCATTATGCTATGGAATTAAAAGTTGTCTGGATTAACTGTTCCCTGACTTCCCCCCACAAACAACATATACATTTTCCATAGTAGGcaagaaaaaagacaatttctgccaaaatatctgtttttccAGTTTGCTATGCACATAAAAAGGCAAAGTTGTCACATACAGACATGTGGTAAAGGTTTGTGATGAAGCACGACTCTAAATCAACTCTTTGCTGTAATATTGATTGGGataaattaatactttttattttttttaaaaacttacaGTTAAACCCTCAGTACAGTGAAACAGAGACAGGATCcggcagggaggaggaggccTACCTCTGCTCGTTGTCTTCCTGAAGCTTTATTTAAACTCTAGCTAGTGTGTAATCAGGGCAGGGAAGCCACAGTGATGACTATGGTCTtcacatgtttttcttctctcttcctttttctgtgtAGTACATGTTCTACCAGACACCAAGGCCAAAGATGGACTGTGGAGCTTGTTTGAAGGTAAGCCATCATATTTATAGTGTGTGAGTATTTGTGGTGGGCAGGCACTGTTTTGTTCTTGGTatgcaaaaataacacaagCCAATGCCTTAAATAGCTCAGAAACTCACATACTTCATTTTCCTTTAGATTTTTGTGTACAGTGGGCACAGTATATTGTTGGACTAATAggtgtgtacatgtttgtgtatttcagaTGTGTACTTGTATGCAGTGTTGATCTGTTCAGTTGGTctgctgtgcatgtgcatgttcaCCGTGACGATATCCTGCCAGTATGTACAGAGGAAACAGAGCTTAAAAGGTTAGTAGCAACGTTAAGGTCACCTTTCAGGGACCTGTTAAAGTACAATAGCCATTCTCTATTATTCTCTATTATCTATTATATTTCTGAATGTGTTGTATCTCTGCAGATAAGTACCACTTGGTCAAAAGCCCTCAGAACAGGTATGATTTAAGAGTCATACAGCTTCCATACTTAATAAACGCCTTATTAAAATTTGATAATAATATATTCTTAAATGCATTTAAACCTTTGGTAATCTGGTTTCACATTTAGCTCAGGAGAGACAGTCACCAGTTTGGTCAGTGTCTCTCCAGCTCTTCCTAAGAAGGAGAGGAGgtacaggaagaaaaagagcagAGACTACCAAGAGGAGATACCACCTGAGATACCAGCAAAAGGTAAAAACAAGCCTGTGGTGCATTCACAAGCACTGTTTTCTCTTGTTTGAATCAGTGTCAGAATTAATGTTTTCCCCACAGCTCAAAGTAAGTCGCTGTATTTTGGCCATTTAGGGAATGAAGTATACATTTTTTCATCTAACTTGCAGGAAGACAATGAGCACGTGTTATTTCCCAAAATTCCTAACTAGGCCCTTAAATTGCCATCAAAACATTGGTCTGACAGATTCTGCAAAGCCCACACTGTCAGATGATCTTTTCTGTGGCTTAATCAGTGGAGGCAGCACCTTTCGCTTCTTCTGATAATTAACTGATGCAttgttaacataaaaatataactttaaGGCAAAAATCAAAGGTTCTTGTGCACTATTCAGAGCTCCAGAGGACCAATCACTTTAGTGGTATagaatatatgaatatattagAATTTATTCATATATATGTGAAAGGGAGTGCATGTCAAATGTATGGGTAAGGTGgagaggtctgtttctcatttgatacatactgtaaatacatttagtGTATTTGCTGAGCAGATCTCTGCAAAACCGCTAactgttgttttgtctctgcagctccCATTGGAGACAAAACACGGAAACCCAAACTTTTAAAACCACAACCAAGGAAAATAGTGTTGGTGAGTATCATCCATGCTGTTTTGTaggatgtttgtttttactgtgtttcttttattgatGTCAAGTATTCACTGATCTTCTAAGTATCATCTGGCCTATTTTTATGCTTGTGTAACATATGTATCACACTCTGGAGAGTAACGCTTTAGCGGTACACTTGTTTGTTACCTTTTGCTCAAAATCATCTTGCTCTACCAACAAGGCTTTCATAATGAGTTGTTATTGTGCCAAGTATAATGGAGAATATATGACATGACTGTCTGCAACCAAAAGTACCAAAAAATGTCCTAAAATGTGACACATAACCCATGTTTGAATTTATGATTACCACTGAAATGAAGTGGCTCTGTGgaaacagcattttaatggggaaaaatgctgcaggaaaaccaaaaagaggagagaggaccaCCTCTGCCTTTTTGGGGTCtattttttgctgcttttatgagaatcacttttaatttttaactcTCAGATATAGAATGTTTCTTGTTAGCATCTGACACTGTAATGCCATTTAAGCAAACAGGTTAAATCTACAGCATCTTCAGCCCTGCAGTTAAATTAATAGTCTACATAAACAATTCTCCCaactttccttttccttttctcaacACTGACCACCCACCTTTCCACTTCACTTTCAACCATACAGCCAATGTTATTTTCCTGTTCTTTCCCTCTCCACTATGTCCTAATCTCCAGCCGAAGATAGTGGAGGAGAGTCTGACCTATGCAGAGCTGGATCTGGTGAAGCCAATTCCAGAAACCAAGGCATCACGTAGCGGCACCGTGTATGCTCAGATAATGTTTGGAGAGCAACAGCTATGAGAGAAACCCACACACCACTAGTAGCTGTGCCTTATGTAAAAAGTAATGTCTATTTATAGTCTGTGTTGGTTTGTATTCCTATGGTTTGGGAGGGGCAAATTGTGTACTATGAAAAAATTGtacatatgatttttttttatgttatttgatGTAACTTTCTTTTATGAGACCAAGGcggaaaaaaaaatattttcatttatcttttGCATTCATGTTTGAATCCTGTGTAGCTTTGACTGGGAACACAACAGAAGACTGTGGTGTGGATTTAGACCAGATATGTCCAttgtaacatccatccatccattatctatacccccttattcctaaccagggtcccagggatctgctggagcctatcccagctctctctgggtgaaaggcaggggtacaccctggacaggtcaccagtccatcacagggccacatagagacaaacaacctcacacactcacactcactcctatgggcaattcagagtcaccaatcaaccggacatacatgtttttggactgtgggaggaaaccagagtacctggagaaaacccacacaagcacagggagaacatgtaaactccacacagaaaggccgggttgcgaacccaggaccttgtTGCTCTGAGacaacagcgctaaccactaaGCCCCCATGCTGCCCAGCCATTGCAACTTGTGATTCTGAGCCTATGAGCCAGTTATATCAAATGTGCTTCATATAGTAATTGCAACTAAATGTCAGCAGGTTCAAGTCATTtgattggtggttagcacaaCCAATGAACCTCAAGCTTACTCTGAAACTGTTGTCTTCCCATCGAATGCAATGTGCCTGACAAATACCTGTTGTCTACTTGTTTTGGCGTGTTTCTAGTTTCTGGtcacattttaggaaatatgcAGAGAATTACAAAATGATTTATACCACACTCAAACCTTAATCAGACAATCCATTAGCTAGTTAGTCTGGATACAGGGATTAATATTTCTGTGCTGTATGGTTGCCTAAAAATAAGACTCAACTCACTCATTCACTGGTGTAAAGCCAGCTATTTTTAGAGACCTTTTTATGTGTGGATTAAacactaattaaaacatttaacaggTGCCACACAATGACACCTGTGTGTATGGAAGTGCACATTTGTACATATTTTCAACCAGATGGTGGTTGAATTTATGAACTTGTATTGGACAGACCCAGCTGTTTCCCTTTGTGTCCACTGTTACATACAGAAATGAGAGAAACACCTACAGGGAGCAACAAGTGACAAAATAAATTAGAGGTCATTGTTATAAATGCAAGCCAACGCATTTTCAAATGTGATTTACTTCAAGTGTGTTCCCAGCATTATCTGCCTCACAACATCTGTGTTCcgtctgtttttgtgtctaatGCTGCAGTAtttaatgaccacagctccacaGAGTTGATACTAAAGTAGAGATTAGCCCCCAACCTCCCCTGCACAGCCAAGTATGTGAGACAATTGCGAGCACTTTCATCTGGTGCCAACACCAACTTAACAGGCTGTTAgtaacacacatactgtacctatatatatatatatatatatatatatatatatatatatatatatgcataggAGGGTGGAGTTGCATGTAGAATAAACAGCCTGCTAGATTCACACACATAGGCACATACTGTAAACGCACCTTATCTAAAAATGGACAAACTAAGACCTGTGTTTGGACTTTTTTGCATTAGTCTGTGTCATAGATTACTACTTTTGCTTTTAGAGATAAGATAAGAGCCAGATCCCACATACCTATGCTACagtctctttctcactttccACAAATCTCAGCGTGAAAGTGCTTGGgtcttttttccatttaatgATCCTCTGGATTCAGCCATGGAAAAGCAAAGGAGAGTGAACTTAAAATGCAGACACAAAGGCACCGTATCCTTCCCCTCCCCCAAGACTTCTACTATCTTGTGAGGAGTATAGAGCCTTTCATGAATATACAAACTTTACTTTCTACTGAATGTCTGCTgaaagtgtgtgtcagtgtgttggcCTGAGGCTAAACCAGCTGTCTGGTAGTAGTTTGAGAAGGTTTTtagaataatttaaaatataacatgaaTGTAAAAAGATCACATTTGATATTTGCTGTAGGGTTATTTAACCACTTTTTAGGAAATGACGTTGTAAATATGGTCAGCTAGCCATCAGCTGATATAACCTACGCATAAAATTCAGTGGGGTGGTGTGATGAAAGAGACTTTTACTGTCAAGGAAGTCAAATTGTATGATTATACCCTCAATAAGTTATTGTTGAACAAAAGCTGAGCTTTAATATGGCTGCCAACCAGGGGCCACCTGAAAGATCCCTGCAAATACAGTATCAGGCAAAGTTAGATTACAAGCTATGACTGCAAATTTCTAACACCATTTCTAAAGCAAGCTTATGGTTATAGAGTTTGACTTTGAGTttgaccccccaccccccgcCCACCCCATATATTACATTACAGTGGAAACCAATGTTGACTTCTGCATTCCAGATTTCCACTGATGTTCTTGTCTGTACATTTCATTTGCACAGTGTGTACTATCTCCGTATGAAATGACTGAATGTGACCTTTCAGTGGTGGGTAGAAGTGTCTTAAAAATGCCCTTAAACTGTGAACTATAAAGTTTCTTCCAAAC from Mastacembelus armatus chromosome 19, fMasArm1.2, whole genome shotgun sequence harbors:
- the vstm4b gene encoding V-set and transmembrane domain-containing protein 4; the encoded protein is MKISSVVFALLTRALFGDLCKAINVTITPSPFTVAQEGQNITLSCVVSQRRRNTALPVVKWTFLPAGKDHPEDELLIARVNMRKARFYGNYTKSFQWPKLKLTVVKQGKIYDLLILNVSEGDQGLYMCRVQEFKKHQDRWKASSNCTAATELRVHVLPDTKAKDGLWSLFEDVYLYAVLICSVGLLCMCMFTVTISCQYVQRKQSLKDKYHLVKSPQNSSGETVTSLVSVSPALPKKERRYRKKKSRDYQEEIPPEIPAKAPIGDKTRKPKLLKPQPRKIVLPKIVEESLTYAELDLVKPIPETKASRSGTVYAQIMFGEQQL